One Methanolobus sp. WCC4 DNA segment encodes these proteins:
- a CDS encoding winged helix-turn-helix domain-containing protein — MICLSSEISKNTHNSKDGLEEVFFQEFRNLRSEIISLKIDVNKALERSNHHREDAMFMEMKGDLSRPILNYMLKDTKESFDEGFCIDCENKDICKPAFSDLLHEMALLLLEDRVTEEALDNFSERFDELKGFAITDNCDGCVQTASRIFDKQMGLIRSFNTPKEEVCSDHDIDINDISDDVVTDVCEPFANKQRLAIMRSLHSDTRSFSELSKITGLRGGNLLFHIQKLLDTGMILQRTERGDYMMTKKGYLTLKGMAELHEKLSNI; from the coding sequence ATGATCTGTCTGAGCAGCGAAATAAGCAAAAACACACATAACAGCAAAGATGGCCTTGAAGAAGTATTCTTTCAGGAGTTCAGGAACCTCAGGTCGGAGATAATATCGCTCAAAATAGATGTTAACAAAGCACTGGAACGCTCAAATCACCACCGCGAGGATGCCATGTTCATGGAAATGAAAGGTGATCTCTCTCGTCCCATATTGAACTACATGCTCAAGGACACAAAAGAGTCATTTGACGAAGGCTTCTGTATCGACTGTGAAAATAAGGACATCTGCAAACCTGCTTTTTCCGATCTTCTTCATGAGATGGCACTACTGCTTCTTGAGGACAGGGTAACCGAAGAGGCCCTGGATAATTTCAGTGAAAGGTTCGATGAACTGAAAGGTTTTGCGATCACGGATAATTGCGATGGATGCGTTCAGACAGCTTCAAGGATCTTCGATAAACAGATGGGGCTGATACGTTCTTTCAACACTCCAAAGGAAGAAGTCTGCAGTGATCATGATATTGATATCAATGATATTTCAGACGACGTTGTCACCGATGTCTGTGAACCGTTTGCCAATAAACAGCGTCTTGCGATCATGAGGTCGCTGCACTCTGATACCCGGAGCTTTTCAGAGCTTTCAAAGATAACAGGCCTGCGTGGAGGGAACCTTCTCTTCCATATCCAGAAATTGCTGGATACGGGGATGATACTACAGAGGACCGAACGCGGGGATTATATGATGACAAAAAAAGGATATCTCACATTGAAAGGAATGGCTGAGCTTCACGAAAAGCTCAGCAACATCTAG
- the pncB gene encoding nicotinate phosphoribosyltransferase: MICSILDNDLYKLTMQMAVLELFPEASAEYRFTNRGKQRFTQAFVGELRRIIDEDISRLSLTEDEYTWLRAECPYFKPSYVEYLKNYRFDPSEVTVGLNEESDLDLTIRGPWHSSILWEIVLMATISELYFEMIETDWKDEIHGDIPGYDNLLKEYEKLMISIARELEQNNCGFSEFGTRRRRSFEIQDITVGKLHKCKTFSGTSNVYLAKKYGVRPTGTIGHEWIMGTSALIGLRNANLFALENWANVYKGNLGIALSDTFGSEPFFRNFNLKLSKLYDGVRHDSGDPLKFADRVMEHYRKMGIDPMTKVVIFSDSLSAADAIEIKEQCEGRINCIFGIGTSLTNNHEFFRSSPPLNMVIKLHSIDEIPVVKLSDDEGKETGDSDAIRVANYIFGRKGLDE, translated from the coding sequence TTGATCTGCTCGATACTGGATAATGATCTTTATAAATTGACAATGCAGATGGCAGTCCTTGAGCTATTTCCGGAGGCATCTGCGGAATACAGGTTCACCAATAGAGGGAAGCAACGTTTCACGCAGGCGTTCGTTGGTGAACTGAGAAGGATCATTGATGAGGATATCAGCCGTCTCAGCCTTACTGAGGATGAATACACATGGCTCAGAGCTGAATGTCCGTATTTCAAACCCAGCTATGTCGAGTACCTTAAGAATTATCGTTTCGACCCTTCTGAAGTGACTGTAGGACTGAATGAGGAGTCAGATCTCGATCTTACGATACGGGGTCCCTGGCATAGCAGCATCCTCTGGGAGATCGTCCTTATGGCAACTATCTCAGAACTCTATTTTGAGATGATAGAGACAGACTGGAAGGATGAGATCCACGGTGATATACCCGGTTATGACAATCTCCTGAAGGAATACGAGAAGCTCATGATAAGTATCGCAAGAGAACTTGAGCAGAACAACTGTGGATTCTCCGAGTTCGGAACACGCAGAAGAAGAAGTTTTGAGATACAGGACATCACGGTTGGGAAACTGCACAAATGCAAAACGTTCTCTGGTACAAGCAATGTCTACCTTGCAAAGAAATACGGTGTCAGACCAACCGGGACCATCGGTCATGAATGGATAATGGGAACTTCCGCTCTTATCGGATTGCGCAATGCCAATCTTTTTGCACTTGAGAACTGGGCAAATGTTTACAAAGGTAACCTTGGAATAGCCCTTTCAGATACTTTCGGCTCAGAGCCGTTCTTCAGGAACTTCAACCTGAAACTCTCCAAACTGTACGATGGTGTTCGACATGACAGTGGTGACCCTCTGAAGTTCGCTGACAGGGTGATGGAACACTACAGGAAGATGGGGATCGATCCGATGACAAAGGTCGTCATCTTCAGTGATTCACTCTCTGCTGCAGATGCTATCGAGATCAAGGAACAATGCGAAGGCAGGATCAACTGCATCTTTGGAATTGGTACGAGCCTGACAAACAATCATGAGTTCTTCAGATCAAGCCCGCCTCTTAACATGGTGATCAAACTACATAGCATAGATGAGATACCTGTGGTGAAGCTCAGTGATGATGAAGGAAAAGAAACAGGGGATAGTGACGCTATCCGCGTGGCAAACTACATCTTTGGCAGGAAAGGACTCGATGAATGA
- a CDS encoding PAS domain S-box protein: MSERPAQEFAKEDGPIFASIVKNSPDICVVKDLQLRVIIANMSFARAIGVNSVEELIGKTNEELFVDPHNSELSKSHLKNELKALRLKPEEYIESEETLIYPDGKKHVLSARRFPIFDHDGTLMGTANISNDVTSLKEAEEELHQMEDCLKRLADIMHTSPDAISELKDAGLADLVNRWLDPARTTSDGNNSIKKELDIPNDPHILDKKDLMERLDNEDVRNRIISIFLNDAPGQFAKLKGHLEKGEMQKVMEYAHKIKGASANISGIALSRIAGEIEQSAKLDNFDDVMSMIPELEKQYYLLETVLKDL; the protein is encoded by the coding sequence TTGTCTGAAAGACCGGCACAGGAATTTGCAAAGGAAGATGGTCCGATCTTTGCTTCAATTGTCAAAAATAGTCCTGATATCTGTGTTGTGAAAGACCTTCAGCTTCGGGTCATAATTGCTAACATGTCTTTTGCCAGAGCTATAGGTGTGAATTCTGTAGAAGAACTTATTGGAAAGACCAATGAGGAACTTTTTGTTGACCCCCATAATTCAGAACTTTCAAAAAGCCATCTGAAGAACGAACTCAAGGCACTAAGACTGAAGCCGGAAGAGTATATTGAATCCGAGGAAACGCTAATCTACCCGGATGGGAAAAAGCATGTTCTTTCTGCCCGAAGGTTCCCGATATTCGATCATGATGGAACACTGATGGGTACAGCGAACATATCCAATGATGTCACTTCCCTTAAGGAGGCTGAAGAGGAACTTCACCAGATGGAAGATTGCCTGAAAAGACTTGCTGATATCATGCACACAAGTCCTGATGCGATCAGTGAATTAAAGGATGCGGGCCTTGCAGATCTGGTGAATAGATGGCTGGACCCAGCCCGGACAACAAGCGATGGTAACAATAGTATCAAAAAGGAACTGGACATCCCGAACGACCCACACATCCTTGACAAAAAGGACCTGATGGAAAGGCTCGATAACGAAGATGTTCGTAACCGTATTATCTCGATCTTCCTGAATGATGCCCCCGGACAATTTGCCAAACTGAAAGGACATCTTGAGAAAGGTGAAATGCAGAAGGTCATGGAGTATGCCCACAAGATAAAAGGTGCATCTGCAAACATCTCGGGAATCGCCCTGAGCAGAATTGCAGGTGAGATCGAACAGTCAGCTAAGTTGGATAACTTTGATGATGTTATGTCTATGATACCGGAACTGGAAAAACAATATTATCTGCTGGAGACCGTCCTTAAAGATCTCTGA
- a CDS encoding methyl-accepting chemotaxis protein, which yields MFNKDWKLNSEITEVISSFMEGNHDPRIRTQSKQQDQRTADSINLLLDEFANLKSELATKKNTGEEMNCSLILSEVSALVEAATEGRLDSRIQTESFTGESKKMFELLNELLDTIIGPLNVSAEYIDRISKGDIPEKITDEYKGDFNEIKNNLNQCIDAVNALVEDSLMLSEAGVAGQLDTRADAEKHNGDFRRVVEGVNDCLDAVIGPLNVTAEYVDRISKGDIPEKITDDYNGDFNEIKNNLNQCIDAVNALVEDSLMLSEAGVAGQLDTRADTAKHAGDFRRVVDGVNGCLDAVIGPLNVTAEYVDRISKGDIPEKITDDYNGDFNEIKNNLNQCIDAVNALVEDSLMLSEAGVAGLLDTRADAAKHSGDFRRVVEGVNDCLDAVIGPLNVTAEYVDRISKGDIPEKITDDYNGDFNEIKNNLNQCIDSLNALLGETDNLIDAAVAGKLATRGDAGMFNGKFADLVSNINLVIDTLVGHIDQIPAPFMIIDNDFSIAYMNRTGASVIGKEPVELIGQKCYDNFRTSDCNTDKCACGRAMKTGRSESSETDAHPGGKDLVIEYNGVPIRNRSGEIIGALEIVMDKTAEKTALEEAGIKADYLEKVPTPVMVVDKDFNIQFMNGVGAAAVGSTPEGCVGQKCFDLFNTGHCNTENCQVAKAMKTDSICTNDTIAKLPSGELPIRYSGAPLKNEDGEIIGGLEYVLDISKEMEITKGVHDLVEAAIAGRLDERADASSFEGNYRQIIEGVNATLDSVIGPLNVAAEYIDRISKGDIPEKIADEYQGDFNEIKNNINQCIDAVDLLVNDAVMLANAGIEGKLSTRADTEKHSGDFRKIVEGVNNCLDAIVTPIEETSRVIEEYSSGNLHTRVEIETRGDLRKLADTLNGFGQELQAIISDSNAVLDAIANNDLTCHSRIQGAGEFRKFTDGVENCRRSLNDIVSTVMKDAQNIAATAEQMSGSSAEIATSANEVSATVEEISRGAQVQSSKSEEVARTMVDMTQSVQEVAANSQRTAESSIASNELIQNLGTVAQSLQQKMNGIKSASEESSQHINDLAEKSNQIGEIVQLITNIADQTNLLALNAAIEAARAGEHGRGFAVVADEVRKLAEDSGNAAKQIATLIHAMQEGTTNAVSSMEQASSEVATGAQSLDEAVGSIDSVVESGNTIVKMVQEIAAAAEQQSASIQEVTASIEEVSSISEESAAGTEEASAAVEQQTASMQELTASAQQLADVASEMRSVVSKFRIDNGSSASRSSQISASEDEMTEKKMQYGTLIV from the coding sequence ATGTTCAATAAAGACTGGAAACTCAATTCAGAGATAACAGAAGTTATAAGCAGCTTTATGGAAGGGAACCATGATCCAAGGATCAGGACCCAATCAAAACAGCAGGATCAAAGAACTGCAGATAGTATCAATCTTTTACTTGACGAATTTGCGAATTTAAAGAGCGAACTGGCTACAAAGAAGAACACCGGTGAAGAAATGAATTGTTCGCTCATCCTGAGTGAGGTATCCGCACTTGTTGAAGCAGCCACTGAAGGACGTCTTGATTCAAGGATACAGACCGAATCTTTTACCGGTGAGTCAAAAAAGATGTTCGAACTGCTCAATGAGCTTCTGGATACGATAATAGGACCACTGAATGTCTCTGCTGAATATATCGACCGTATTTCAAAAGGTGATATTCCCGAGAAGATAACGGATGAGTATAAAGGGGATTTCAATGAGATAAAGAACAACCTCAACCAGTGTATAGATGCGGTGAATGCACTTGTAGAGGACTCATTGATGCTATCAGAAGCAGGAGTGGCAGGTCAGCTTGACACAAGGGCAGATGCAGAAAAGCACAATGGGGATTTCAGAAGGGTTGTGGAAGGGGTCAACGACTGTCTGGACGCAGTGATAGGACCATTGAATGTAACGGCAGAATATGTGGACCGAATATCTAAAGGTGATATCCCGGAGAAGATAACAGATGATTACAACGGGGATTTCAACGAGATAAAGAACAACCTCAACCAGTGCATAGATGCAGTGAATGCACTTGTAGAGGACTCGTTGATGTTATCAGAGGCAGGGGTGGCAGGTCAGCTTGACACAAGAGCAGATACAGCAAAACACGCCGGTGATTTCAGAAGGGTTGTGGATGGGGTTAACGGTTGTCTGGATGCAGTGATAGGACCCCTGAACGTAACGGCAGAATATGTGGACCGAATATCAAAGGGTGACATCCCGGAGAAGATAACAGATGATTACAACGGGGATTTCAACGAGATAAAGAACAACCTCAACCAGTGCATAGATGCGGTAAATGCACTTGTAGAGGATTCCCTGATGTTATCTGAAGCAGGAGTGGCAGGATTACTTGACACAAGAGCAGATGCAGCAAAACACAGTGGAGATTTCAGAAGGGTTGTGGAAGGGGTGAACGACTGTCTGGATGCAGTGATAGGACCCCTGAACGTAACGGCAGAATATGTGGACCGTATCTCTAAAGGTGACATTCCTGAAAAGATAACAGATGATTACAACGGGGATTTCAATGAGATCAAGAACAATCTCAATCAGTGTATCGATTCCCTGAATGCCCTCCTTGGAGAGACAGACAATCTTATAGATGCAGCAGTTGCAGGAAAACTTGCAACCAGAGGTGATGCAGGGATGTTCAACGGTAAATTTGCCGACCTTGTTTCCAATATCAACCTTGTCATCGACACCCTGGTAGGTCATATAGACCAGATCCCTGCTCCTTTCATGATAATCGACAACGACTTCAGTATCGCTTATATGAACAGAACAGGTGCCTCTGTTATCGGCAAGGAACCTGTGGAACTGATCGGCCAGAAATGTTACGATAATTTCAGGACATCCGACTGTAATACGGACAAATGTGCCTGCGGAAGAGCAATGAAGACCGGCAGAAGTGAATCCAGTGAGACCGATGCCCATCCCGGAGGCAAGGACCTTGTGATCGAGTACAATGGTGTTCCTATCAGGAACAGGAGTGGAGAGATAATCGGAGCACTTGAGATTGTAATGGATAAGACCGCAGAAAAAACAGCTCTGGAAGAAGCAGGCATAAAGGCAGACTACCTTGAGAAGGTGCCTACACCTGTAATGGTAGTTGACAAAGATTTCAATATCCAGTTCATGAATGGCGTTGGAGCAGCAGCTGTAGGAAGCACGCCTGAAGGATGTGTGGGTCAGAAATGTTTTGACCTGTTCAATACGGGACATTGTAATACGGAAAACTGCCAGGTTGCAAAGGCAATGAAGACAGATTCGATCTGTACGAATGATACTATCGCTAAACTGCCTTCCGGGGAACTTCCTATCAGATACTCGGGTGCTCCTCTGAAGAATGAGGATGGAGAGATCATTGGTGGTCTGGAATATGTCCTTGATATCAGTAAGGAAATGGAGATCACAAAGGGAGTGCATGATCTTGTAGAGGCTGCAATTGCAGGCAGGCTGGATGAACGTGCAGATGCAAGCAGCTTTGAAGGCAACTACAGGCAGATCATAGAAGGCGTGAATGCAACTCTGGATTCTGTCATAGGCCCTCTTAATGTGGCTGCTGAATACATAGACCGCATATCGAAAGGTGACATACCCGAGAAGATCGCTGATGAATATCAGGGAGATTTCAATGAGATAAAGAACAATATCAACCAGTGCATCGATGCGGTGGACCTGCTTGTAAATGATGCGGTGATGCTTGCCAATGCAGGTATTGAAGGAAAGCTCTCAACACGTGCCGACACAGAGAAACATAGTGGTGACTTCAGAAAGATAGTTGAAGGTGTGAACAATTGCCTTGATGCCATAGTTACACCAATAGAAGAGACTTCGAGGGTTATTGAAGAATACTCTTCAGGCAATCTTCACACAAGAGTTGAAATTGAGACCAGAGGCGATCTCAGGAAACTGGCAGATACACTTAATGGCTTCGGCCAGGAACTGCAGGCGATCATTTCGGATTCAAATGCCGTGCTTGATGCAATTGCAAACAATGACCTTACCTGCCACTCCCGGATACAGGGAGCTGGTGAGTTCAGGAAATTCACCGATGGTGTTGAGAATTGTCGCAGGTCCCTGAACGATATAGTCTCAACTGTAATGAAAGATGCACAGAACATTGCTGCAACTGCAGAGCAGATGTCAGGTTCATCAGCCGAGATAGCTACTTCTGCCAATGAGGTCTCAGCTACCGTTGAAGAGATATCCAGAGGAGCACAGGTTCAATCCTCCAAGTCAGAAGAGGTTGCAAGGACAATGGTCGATATGACACAATCGGTCCAGGAAGTGGCAGCTAATTCACAGAGGACAGCAGAGAGCTCTATTGCCTCAAATGAGCTGATACAGAACCTGGGGACTGTAGCCCAGAGTCTCCAGCAAAAGATGAACGGCATAAAAAGTGCATCTGAGGAATCATCACAGCACATAAATGATCTTGCAGAGAAATCCAACCAGATCGGAGAGATCGTTCAACTTATCACAAATATAGCTGACCAGACAAACCTGCTTGCACTCAATGCTGCCATAGAGGCTGCAAGGGCAGGAGAACACGGACGTGGTTTTGCTGTTGTTGCAGATGAGGTCAGGAAACTTGCTGAGGATTCAGGAAATGCAGCAAAGCAGATCGCAACGCTCATTCATGCAATGCAGGAAGGTACTACCAATGCGGTCAGTTCAATGGAACAGGCCAGTTCAGAGGTAGCAACAGGTGCCCAGTCCCTTGATGAGGCCGTAGGTTCGATCGACAGTGTTGTAGAATCCGGGAACACTATCGTTAAAATGGTCCAGGAGATCGCTGCTGCTGCTGAACAGCAATCCGCCTCAATACAGGAGGTCACAGCCTCTATCGAAGAGGTATCCTCCATATCCGAGGAATCTGCTGCAGGTACAGAGGAAGCTTCTGCAGCCGTTGAACAGCAGACAGCATCCATGCAGGAATTGACGGCTTCAGCACAGCAACTGGCAGATGTTGCATCAGAAATGCGCTCTGTTGTTTCTAAATTCAGGATAGACAATGGGAGTAGTGCATCAAGATCATCCCAGATATCAGCTTCCGAAGATGAGATGACAGAGAAAAAGATGCAATATGGTACGTTAATTGTCTGA
- a CDS encoding DUF3656 domain-containing protein — translation MHSNSPSRCTPPEILAPAGDPEALKASIKGGANAVYLGVGEFNARQGAKNFSISELRENIELAHSYGVKVFLALNIPLKQNEVQDAIDIVHKAYAYNIDAIILEDLGLFFLLKEHFPDLPLHASTQMTIHNPQGVAFMEDAGASRVILSRELTTEQVKSIIDQTSVEIEIFVHGALCYSFSGRCLFSTAITDRSANRGACFQPCRRPFKMSVDGQIIDSELVGDYPISCAELCTFPGLEEIIRSGVKSLKIEGRMKKPEYVTASARTYRTVAERICDTGENFSAEELEEMETELAKLFYRGFTRGFVLGKDDVTQRKYSANYGAYLGTVSGITKSEDEGRLTITPLEDIKPNDGISINTKIRMIGCRIDGVLVDGKPVDVAKKGEEATLLISPKTSKSIRKGDEVYVSTDPQLLQSLQDTELYTTPLKITLHARIGEKLRVSVKSRDMETESISDYEVQEAKKAPTDREQIITSLAKLGDTTFHAEDIVLDIDDNIFIPLGALSGTRREAVDELFNSRFQSQGRNRACPDVSTGYNRKKGNLDSGNNIPLLSVEVSDIDSVIVASKSGADIIYAPIGLFSEMMNEDNILRVNGLKEKDIELVLITPPISFEEEMPAIKELMQQVVDAGFSLSCSNYGTVRLANELNAPFVAQKEFNPFNAYTVNAFGTSGAYRVTLSTELNLEEIKDACVASDPKVQTEIIAYGRELLLVTKNDLLKPLIDDGTIKEDSEVLLIDNTKGSFPVRRENERTLIYNSTVLNMLEDIDKICDSGADVLRLDLSLYNSRDDIKDITRNFRKALEGKQIKLKSSRDEEYDQGHYFKGVL, via the coding sequence ATGCATAGTAACAGCCCTTCAAGATGTACACCACCTGAGATACTGGCACCTGCCGGAGACCCTGAAGCCCTGAAAGCCTCAATAAAAGGAGGAGCTAATGCAGTTTATCTGGGTGTAGGCGAGTTCAATGCAAGACAGGGTGCAAAGAATTTCTCAATCAGTGAACTCAGGGAGAACATAGAGTTAGCACATTCATACGGTGTCAAGGTATTCCTGGCACTGAACATACCACTCAAACAGAATGAGGTTCAGGATGCCATTGACATAGTTCACAAGGCATATGCTTACAATATAGATGCCATCATACTGGAAGACCTCGGTCTTTTCTTTTTATTGAAAGAGCATTTCCCGGACCTTCCGCTACATGCAAGCACCCAGATGACCATACACAACCCACAGGGTGTTGCCTTCATGGAAGATGCAGGTGCTTCAAGGGTCATTCTTTCAAGGGAACTTACAACGGAACAGGTAAAGAGCATCATCGACCAGACATCCGTTGAGATAGAGATATTCGTCCACGGTGCACTTTGTTACTCATTCTCAGGAAGATGCCTGTTCAGTACAGCCATAACCGACAGAAGTGCGAACAGGGGAGCATGCTTCCAGCCATGCAGACGACCATTTAAGATGTCAGTGGATGGGCAGATAATAGACAGTGAACTTGTCGGTGACTATCCCATCAGTTGTGCAGAACTCTGCACCTTCCCCGGACTTGAAGAGATCATAAGGAGCGGTGTCAAAAGCCTGAAGATCGAAGGAAGGATGAAAAAGCCCGAATATGTGACTGCCAGTGCCAGAACCTATCGTACTGTTGCGGAAAGGATATGCGATACAGGAGAGAACTTCAGTGCAGAAGAACTGGAGGAAATGGAAACCGAACTGGCAAAACTGTTCTACAGGGGATTCACACGAGGTTTCGTACTTGGTAAAGACGATGTCACCCAGCGGAAATACAGTGCTAATTATGGTGCCTATCTCGGTACCGTATCCGGTATAACTAAGTCAGAGGATGAAGGCAGACTCACCATCACCCCTCTTGAGGATATTAAACCCAATGACGGGATCAGCATAAACACGAAGATAAGGATGATAGGATGCCGTATCGACGGAGTTCTTGTTGATGGAAAGCCGGTGGATGTGGCAAAGAAAGGAGAAGAGGCCACCCTTCTGATAAGTCCCAAGACCAGTAAGTCGATCAGGAAAGGTGATGAGGTCTATGTATCCACCGACCCGCAGTTGTTGCAGAGCCTGCAGGATACCGAGCTCTATACCACACCCCTGAAGATAACTCTCCATGCAAGGATAGGAGAGAAACTCAGGGTATCTGTAAAGAGCAGGGACATGGAAACAGAGTCCATAAGCGATTATGAAGTACAGGAAGCAAAAAAAGCACCAACCGACAGGGAACAGATAATAACTTCTCTTGCGAAGCTCGGTGATACTACATTCCACGCAGAGGATATAGTCCTTGATATTGATGATAATATATTCATTCCCCTTGGAGCACTCTCCGGGACCAGAAGGGAAGCTGTGGATGAGCTTTTCAATTCCAGATTCCAGTCACAGGGTCGCAACCGTGCATGTCCTGATGTGTCCACCGGATACAATAGGAAAAAAGGCAATTTGGATTCAGGGAACAACATACCACTTTTGAGTGTAGAGGTATCTGATATCGACTCCGTTATCGTTGCATCAAAATCAGGTGCTGATATAATCTATGCACCGATCGGTCTTTTCAGCGAGATGATGAACGAGGACAATATTCTCAGGGTCAATGGACTGAAAGAGAAGGATATCGAACTTGTCCTTATCACACCACCCATAAGTTTTGAAGAGGAAATGCCTGCGATAAAGGAACTGATGCAACAGGTGGTAGATGCAGGTTTCAGTCTTTCCTGTTCGAACTACGGAACCGTAAGGCTGGCAAACGAACTGAATGCACCCTTCGTTGCCCAGAAGGAGTTCAATCCCTTCAATGCATACACAGTGAACGCTTTCGGGACATCCGGTGCCTATCGCGTCACACTTTCAACTGAACTGAACCTGGAAGAGATCAAGGATGCCTGTGTTGCAAGTGATCCGAAGGTACAGACAGAGATCATTGCCTATGGGCGTGAACTCCTGCTTGTGACAAAGAACGATCTCCTGAAGCCTCTGATCGATGACGGTACTATCAAAGAGGACAGTGAGGTCTTGCTCATTGATAATACCAAAGGCTCATTCCCTGTAAGAAGAGAGAATGAACGTACCCTTATCTACAATTCCACTGTGCTCAATATGCTTGAGGACATTGACAAAATATGCGACTCTGGTGCAGACGTCCTGAGACTGGACCTGTCCCTTTACAACAGCAGAGATGATATCAAGGACATCACGCGTAATTTCAGAAAAGCCCTTGAAGGCAAACAGATAAAGCTGAAGTCCTCACGAGATGAGGAATATGACCAGGGACATTATTTCAAAGGCGTCCTGTAA